In Vicugna pacos chromosome 10, VicPac4, whole genome shotgun sequence, the following proteins share a genomic window:
- the LOC140698894 gene encoding trafficking protein particle complex subunit 9-like, producing the protein MSIPDYVQCAEDYETLSVVVQPVGIISEENFFCIYKRTSSVSQISPCGFQWALCIHYRHQYAPESGWSSFKSHRKFVGPVTITDFLSAKAF; encoded by the coding sequence atgagcatccctgactacgtgcagtgtgctgaggactatgAGACTCTTtccgttgtggtccaacccgtggggatcatctcagaggagaatttcttttgcatctataagcgaaccTCCTCGGTGAGCCAGATTAGCCCGTGCGGCttccagtgggcactctgtatccactacaggcaccaatATGCGCCCGAGAGTGGGTGGAGCAGCTTCAAGAGCCACCGCAAGTTCGTGGGccctgtcaccattaccgacttcctctctgccaaggccttctag